A genomic stretch from Acropora palmata chromosome 13, jaAcrPala1.3, whole genome shotgun sequence includes:
- the LOC141863153 gene encoding uncharacterized protein LOC141863153 gives MPHVIAKVVGDMSPGKRRVILEVCDNSVKRRKLEEANRKRRSDALSDDDVKEIEVFYLRDDIMCPGRKDCVSVKTPTRREQNQKRLLLIISEAHEIFKQESKVEVGLPKFASLRPRQVIPVSLCGHEVCMCKYHENIGLLLGGLHSVLSGVPKSPEVLLNTTVCNLHDQTCMDRECSVCEVEKPVEELFKGCDESLPVSYYQWDTSHNGRVRKHQVDCTAADAKEDLIAQLQPFGRHVYNIRRQYEELEYLKENLPQGEIIIHEDFAENFQMKPHREIMAAHWSNEMITLFTAVVYLRDHQGDLQFKSFAVVSDELSHDKSSVYSFNSAILTEAKKETKVNKVHYWSDGAASQFKNRYNLSSVLFHQEDFGSEASWSFFETAHGKGPCDGIGEEVNRAVWHSILQSNAVVTSAEEFFETTQRVCKKINVLFISEQQVKDVPDKPSDR, from the coding sequence ATGCCTCATGTGATTGCTAAGGTTGTAGGGGATATGTCTCCTGGAAAGAGAAGAGTTATACTTGAAGTGTGTGACAACTCtgtgaaaagaagaaaactggAAGAAGCTAACAGAAAGAGAAGGTCTGATGCTCTATCAGATGACGACGTAAAAGAAATTGAGGTATTCTATTTAAGGGATGACATAATGTGCCCTGGGAGGAAAGATTGTGTGTCTGTTAAAACACCTACAAGAAGAGAGCAAAACCAAAAGAGGCTGCTTTTGATTATATCAGAGGCTCATGAGATCTTCAAGCAAGAGTCCAAGGTAGAAGTGGGGTTGCCTAAGTTTGCTTCCCTCAGGCCCCGCCAGGTAATACCAGTGAGCTTGTGTGGTCATGAGGTATGCATGTGCAAATACCATGAAAACATTGGATTACTCCTCGGTGGACTTCACAGTGTTCTTTCAGGAGTTCCGAAGTCACCAGAGGTTTTATTAAATACCACTGTATGCAATCTGCATGACCAGACGTGCATGGACAGAGAGTGCTCAGTATGTGAAGTAGAAAAGCCAGTTGAAGAGTTATTCAAAGGCTGTGATGAAAGCTTGCCAGTTTCGTATTATCAGTGGGATACCAGTCATAATGGCAGGGTAAGGAAACACCAAGTTGATTGCACTGCTGCTGATGCAAAGGAAGATCTGATTGCACAGCTCCAGCCCTTTGGAAGGCACGTTTACAACATAAGGCGACAGTATGAAGAGCTGGaatatttgaaggaaaacttaCCTCAAGGAGAAATCATCATCCATGAAGATTTTGCTGAAAACTTCCAAATGAAACCCCATCGTGAGATCATGGCAGCTCATTGGTCCAATGAAATGATTACTCTGTTCACAGCAGTTGTATACCTGAGAGATCACCAGGGAGACTTGCAGTTTAAATCATTTGCTGTGGTCAGTGATGAATTGTCCCATGATAAATCAAGTGTTTATTCCTTCAATTCAGCCATACTTACAGAGGCGAAGAAAGAAACCAAAGTAAACAAGGTTCACTATTGGAGTGATGGTGCTGCCTCCCAGTTCAAGAACAGATACAATCTCTCCAGTGTTTTATTTCATCAGGAAGACTTTGGAAGTGAAGCCAGTTGGAGCTTTTTTGAAACAGCACATGGCAAGGGACCTTGTGATGGAATTGGAGAAGAGGTGAACAGAGCAGTATGGCATTCAATCCTACAGAGTAATGCAGTGGTAACCAGTGCAGAGGAGTTCTTTGAGACTACTCAGAGGGTGTGCAAAAAGATCAATGTCTTGTTCATCTCTGAGCAGCAAGTTAAAGATGTGCCAGATAAGCCCTCTGACAGATGA